Part of the Bacteroidota bacterium genome is shown below.
AAACCATCCTCATTTGCAGTACTGAAGGATTTGGATATTACTGATTTTGAGTTAACTCTCGAAGCTAAAAGTCTTGTCGATTCCACTATCAAAGGAAGAGATGTGATTGTGTATTTTGCATTTCAGGATTCTCTTCACTTTTATTATGTACATGTATCAAACGAAAATCACAAATATCACAATATAATAGGAGTGGTGAATGGAAGCGACCGACTGCCAATAACAACAAAGCTGGAGGAAGATTCAAAAGCTCGTTTACACGGATATGAATGGCATAAAATAAAAATTGTTAGAAAAATAGAATCAGGGTCTGTAAAAGTTTATGTAGATGATATGGATAAACCAATTCATGATATACAAGATAAAACTCTAATGCATGGAAGTGTAGGAGTTGGATCTTTTGATGACTATGGTAGTTTCAGAAACATTAAACTTATGTATAACTCTGATAAAAAAAAGAAATAAGAATACTGAGATTTTGATATGGATATAAAAAGAAAAATAAAATTAGCCCTTGCGGCTGTAGGACCGGGATTGTTTCTGATAGGGTACAATATTGGAACAGGTAGTGTTACAACTATGGCAAAGGCAGGTGCAGAATATGGAATGTCACTTTTTTGGGCGGTTGTTTTATCAGCATTGTTTACATATGTACTTATGGTTGCCTATGGGAAACTTACTATTGTATCTGGTAAAACGGCACTGGCAAACATTAAACACGAATTTGGCAAAATAGGAAAACCGCTTGCCCTTTACATATTTATAGCTTTGGTTATAGGAGAGGTAATGGCTCTTATGGGAGTAATGGGAATTGTTGTTGACCTTATTAAGGAAGGAATTTATATCATTGATCCAACTTTTGGTTCTGATAATATCGGAATATGGATTACGTTGTTTATTACAACAATATTGTATGCATTGATTTGGAAAGGTAGCTACAAGTCATTCGAAAAAGTATTGACAATATTTGTAATAATTATGGCTCTGAGTTTTATCGTTGTTTTCATCCTTGTGAAACCTGATTTCAGTGAAATTCTTAATGGACTGATACCAAGTATCCCTTCAAATGGAGCTATGAAAATTATTGCAGCAATGGCCGGTACTACTTGCTCGGCAGCTGTATTTATTATGCGTAGTACTGTAGTAGCAGAAAAAGGATGGAGTCTGAAAGACCTGAAAATTGAGAGAAAAGATTCTGCTGTTTCTGCAATAATGATGTTGTTCCTTAGCGGAGTTATAATGGCTGTAAGTGCCGGAACATTAAAAGTAATGGGGCTTCAGTTAAATGAAACTAAAGAGATGATAAGCATGTTTGAGCCTATTGGAGGAAAAGCGGCAGCCTTTCTTTTGATCTTTGGTATTGTAGGTGCAGGTATTTCAACTGTATTCCCTATAGTACTTATAGCTCCTTGGTTATTAAGTGATTATAACGAAAAACCAAGAGATATCAAATCTCCGTTATACAGAACATTAACTTTCGTAGCATTAATATTTGCCTTCGGAATGCAGTTCATGGACGAACGTCCTATTGCTGTAATGATAATTTCTCAGGCTTTTCAAACACTAATTCTTCCGGCAGTAGTAATACCGGCATTTATATTGTTAAACCGTAAATCGTTTATTGGTGAATACAAGGCAAAGTTAAAGGAGAATATAGGAATAATGGCAGTTATCATTTTTTCATTGGTAACAGCGTATTTCTCATTAGCAGAGATGTTGTAATAGTTTTAGATTATTTGGGCATTGGGTCGAAGCCAACACAGTTAAAAAAGATAAATAAGTAAGATGAAAATAGATGTAACAATAGTAGGAGGAGGAATGATTACGAATGATCTCATTCTTCCTGCAATTTATCACCTGCAAAGAACAGGTATTGTTAACGAAATAAATATATCAGCATTAAATAGTGCTCCATTAAAAGAGTTAAAGGAAAACCAGGATCTGAAAGATAATTTCCCGGGACAGGATTTCAATGCCTACCCATCAGTGGATAGATATGAGGATGAATTGTATCCTGATTTGTTCAGAGAAGTATTGGGTAATATGAAAAAACGTCAGGTTGTTGTTGTGGCATTACCCGATCAGCTTCACTATACTGCTGTAAAAGAGGCTTTGGAAGCTGAGCAGAATGTGTTGTGTGTAAAACCATTGGTCTTAAAATATGAACAGGCTGTTGAATTGGAAAAACTTGCCCTTGATAAAGGTTTGTTCGTTGGTATTGAATATCATAAACGTTTCGATAGAAGAGCACGATTGGCAAAGAAAAACTATATGGCAGGTAAATTCGGTGACTTCAAAATGGGAGAAGCGAAAATGATTGAGCCATATTATTATCGTTATTCAAACTTCCAGAATTGGTTTACCACAGATAAAACCGATCCCTTTGTGTATGTAGGTTGTCACTATGTTGACTTGGTTTACTATATATCAGAATTAAAACCGATTGAAGTTTCTGTTCAGGGGGTAAAAGGAAAATTCCCTAATGGTAACGAAGGTTATATGTGGGCAAACGGACGTGTTCGTTTCGAGAATGGAGCTTTGCTTAATGTAACAGATGGATTAGGTTATCCTGATGATGCGGCCGGAGGTAACGATCAGGGGCTTGTAATGTATTGTGAAGGTGAAGAAAGAGCCGGAATGATAAAGCATGACGACCATTTCCGTGGAGTGCAGAATTCATACCTTGAAAAAACTACAGGTCCTGTAAATAAATACTTTGGATTTGTTAATCCTGATTTTGTACAAATGGCACCATGGACGGGCGAAGGTCTGGAACCAATAGGTTATGGAGTAGAATCTGTAAATGCAACTATTGTACAATCGTTGGAAATCCAAAAAGCAGTTGAAGGTTTGTCGGAAGAAGAATCTTTAGTAAAACGTCGCGAATTGATAAAGGAAGTTGATGCTAAAAATCAAATTGCAACACCAGCAAATTCGTACATAAACGAATTAGTAGTTGAAGCAGCCCGTTTGTCAATAGAGAATGACGGTGATCGCGTAAAAATAGTTTACGGCGATAATGCACACGTGGAATTAGTTAGAGGAAAATAATACGAATATAGAAACGTATATATGTACTGTTAACAAGCTTACATAAACATGCGTTTCAGAAATAAAAGAAAAATCATGGCAGTATATGATTTAACACCGGTTGAAGTACCGCAGATAGAAACAAAATACAGAAGTATTAAGACAGCTATTCCTGTACCGGAATCAGTTGAGATATTTGAAAGAATAGTAAAATCAGAACCTCGTTCAATGCAGGGGCAACCTCCTGTTGTTTGGCACAAAGCAAAGGATTTTACAATTGAGGATAAATGGGGAAACCGTTGGATCGACTGGTCTTCAGGAGTACTTATTACAAATGCAGGTCACGGACGCGATAAAATTAAAGATGCTTTGAAAGAAGCAGTCGATAATGATTTGCTTTCGACTTATGTATTTATGCACGAAAAAAGAGCTTTGCTAACAGAAGCTTTGGCAGGTAAATCGCCTGATTCTGAAAATTATAGAGTATTCTTGCTTTCATCAGGTTCAGAAGCTACTGAAAACTGTATTAAGCTTGCTAAGACTTACGCTATGGAAAAGCATGGTCCGCAAAAGAAATATTTCGTAACATTTACTGATGCTTTCCATGGTCGTACAATGGGATCACAGTTAGCAGGTGGTATTCCGACTCTTAAAACATGGATTGGAGAATCAGCTGATAAATCGTTTATTCAGGTTCCTTTTCCTAATGGATATCGTCAGCCGGATACATCATTTGATCTATTTCTTAAATCAATAGAGGAGCAAGGTGTTAAACCGGAAGAAATTGCAGGAGTTATGACTGAGTCTTATCAGGGAGCAGGTACAGAGTTTTTGCCATACGAGTACGCACAGGAACTTTCAGCTTTTTGTAAGAAATACGA
Proteins encoded:
- a CDS encoding Nramp family divalent metal transporter, with protein sequence MDIKRKIKLALAAVGPGLFLIGYNIGTGSVTTMAKAGAEYGMSLFWAVVLSALFTYVLMVAYGKLTIVSGKTALANIKHEFGKIGKPLALYIFIALVIGEVMALMGVMGIVVDLIKEGIYIIDPTFGSDNIGIWITLFITTILYALIWKGSYKSFEKVLTIFVIIMALSFIVVFILVKPDFSEILNGLIPSIPSNGAMKIIAAMAGTTCSAAVFIMRSTVVAEKGWSLKDLKIERKDSAVSAIMMLFLSGVIMAVSAGTLKVMGLQLNETKEMISMFEPIGGKAAAFLLIFGIVGAGISTVFPIVLIAPWLLSDYNEKPRDIKSPLYRTLTFVALIFAFGMQFMDERPIAVMIISQAFQTLILPAVVIPAFILLNRKSFIGEYKAKLKENIGIMAVIIFSLVTAYFSLAEML
- a CDS encoding aspartate aminotransferase family protein, whose amino-acid sequence is MAVYDLTPVEVPQIETKYRSIKTAIPVPESVEIFERIVKSEPRSMQGQPPVVWHKAKDFTIEDKWGNRWIDWSSGVLITNAGHGRDKIKDALKEAVDNDLLSTYVFMHEKRALLTEALAGKSPDSENYRVFLLSSGSEATENCIKLAKTYAMEKHGPQKKYFVTFTDAFHGRTMGSQLAGGIPTLKTWIGESADKSFIQVPFPNGYRQPDTSFDLFLKSIEEQGVKPEEIAGVMTESYQGAGTEFLPYEYAQELSAFCKKYDIVLIMDEVQAGFGRSGKFWSFEHYDVKPDLIAAGKGITSSLPLSAVIGRKEIMELYAPGSMTSTHSASPLPVAAALANLEIIEEENLVEKAAKLGEILNPELERIQKKYPDVLGEFNGRGLVAAIQVVKPGTKDPDPATAQKINLAALYKGLLMFAPVGLQGATLKVVPPLNITEEALRESIVVFEEAVDEILG
- a CDS encoding Gfo/Idh/MocA family oxidoreductase — encoded protein: MKIDVTIVGGGMITNDLILPAIYHLQRTGIVNEINISALNSAPLKELKENQDLKDNFPGQDFNAYPSVDRYEDELYPDLFREVLGNMKKRQVVVVALPDQLHYTAVKEALEAEQNVLCVKPLVLKYEQAVELEKLALDKGLFVGIEYHKRFDRRARLAKKNYMAGKFGDFKMGEAKMIEPYYYRYSNFQNWFTTDKTDPFVYVGCHYVDLVYYISELKPIEVSVQGVKGKFPNGNEGYMWANGRVRFENGALLNVTDGLGYPDDAAGGNDQGLVMYCEGEERAGMIKHDDHFRGVQNSYLEKTTGPVNKYFGFVNPDFVQMAPWTGEGLEPIGYGVESVNATIVQSLEIQKAVEGLSEEESLVKRRELIKEVDAKNQIATPANSYINELVVEAARLSIENDGDRVKIVYGDNAHVELVRGK
- a CDS encoding family 16 glycoside hydrolase; its protein translation is MVKESLIERAMNNFFLTIVAALTLFSCSEEQNRKGNLKFPNKLEVNSVEQFAISKWLTNDDNNWEVKKENGEFRLNLLHKGEFGAIRKPSSFAVLKDLDITDFELTLEAKSLVDSTIKGRDVIVYFAFQDSLHFYYVHVSNENHKYHNIIGVVNGSDRLPITTKLEEDSKARLHGYEWHKIKIVRKIESGSVKVYVDDMDKPIHDIQDKTLMHGSVGVGSFDDYGSFRNIKLMYNSDKKKK